The following are encoded in a window of Ogataea parapolymorpha DL-1 chromosome VII, whole genome shotgun sequence genomic DNA:
- a CDS encoding putative transcriptional activator (member of the Gal4p family of zinc cluster proteins) yields MPAGSDGTDGSSGVVLQKKRRVVRACDRCRKLKIKCSGDQPCIHCTVYSYECTYDQPSRTKKKAAASSVGPHSGTVASSQHSSLPANNVEMMARLTDRLKLYDDILHRLLPDIKLTDLNDNPKPINPMKLLTAMNRLREKSCDDSKSSSKAIAEEYESLPDVPVPPVPNVSKPAPPVTAVKAHESPSERSQFCGPHQGIDGSYESSMGKEIKIILPSREVALRLITKTWENACVLFRFYHRPAFIEDLNELYDTDPGQYTNKQQRFLPLVYSVMACGALFLKSDEQTNGSKNGEPSPETEFFEDEGYRYFIAARKLIDITDTRDTYGIQTIVMLIIFLQCSARLSTCYAYIGIALRAALREGLHRKLDYPFNPIELEIRKRLFWTIYKMDIYVNTMLGLPRTISEDDFDQDMPIELDDENITVDGYRFEKQGDRLSSSGIANAHTQLIFIMKKIVTKLYPIKPRKVENGRRPDLMTHDIVYQLEIDLQDWMNSLPLELKPGVEPSSQYLKANRLLHISYLHVKIILYRPFIHYLSSDHVNRPTSSNDLRCIEKAKNCINVARIVVKLAEDMINKNMLSGSYWFSIYTIFFSVACLVYYVHFAPPITPNGDFDPEYIAIKRDAESGKRVLDILKDSSMAARRTYNILNALFEELNRKTANATINHEPPNSQFLTPQVGKSQFERDQKKDPMFIPLPPSNVRPAEHVQQPFNGYSKMENSEIDNIVNGVNFIDGVSTGINLNISSDNRNSDLEVDPTPSSMSPPDQSKYKYVPGPMDQLDMKIFGRFLPPYMLNSNQQSADTTPEPEPYPDQYQEPEPEQPGNDLFGSIPSGLSTVSQSQHSNKGFNGMPPNYQGYPKRYDFEDIFYSDWSTAPPGDFNRKS; encoded by the coding sequence ATGCCTGCAGGCTCGGATGGTACGGATGGCTCGTCCGGAGTTGTTCTGCAGAAGAAGCGCCGTGTTGTTCGTGCATGTGACCGTTGTCGaaaactgaaaatcaaATGTTCAGGTGATCAGCCCTGTATCCATTGCACGGTTTATAGCTACGAATGCACGTACGACCAGCCGAGCAGGACTAAGAAGAAGGCCGCCGCCAGCAGCGTGGGGCCCCATTCAGGCACGGTGGCGAGCTCGCAACACTCCAGCCTGCCTGCCAATAATGTGGAGATGATGGCCAGATTGACCGACAGACTCAAATTGTACGACGACATCTTGCACAGACTGTTGCCCGATATCAAACTGACCGACTTGAACGACAACCCGAAGCCTATCAACCCGATGAAGTTGCTCACGGCGATGAACAGGTTGCGCGAAAAGTCGTGCGACGACTCCAAATCGTCGAGCAAAGCAATCGCAGAGGAGTACGAAAGCCTGCCCGATGTGCCTGTGCCGCCGGTGCCCAACGTGTCGAAGCCGGCGCCGCCGGTAACGGCTGTCAAGGCGCACGAGTCGCCGTCCGAACGGTCGCAGTTCTGCGGCCCCCACCAGGGCATCGACGGGTCGTACGAATCCAGCATGGGCAAGGAGATCAAGATCATTCTCCCGTCTCGCGAGGTGGCCCTGCGGCTCATCACCAAGACTTGGGAGAACGCGTGTGTTCTGTTCCGGTTCTACCATAGGCCAGCGTTCATTGAGGACCTAAACGAGCTGTACGACACAGATCCGGGCCAGTATACCAACAAGCAGCAACGGTTCCTGCCGCTGGTGTACTCTGTGATGGCCTGCGGAGCGTTGTTCCTGAAGAGCGACGAGCAGACCAACGGGTCGAAAAATGGCGAGCCAAGCCCCGAAACCGAGTTTTTCGAAGACGAAGGCTACCGCTACTTCATTGCTGCGCGAAAACTGATCGACATCACCGACACGCGAGACACGTACGGCATCCAGACGATTGTGATGCTTATAATCTTTTTGCAGTGCTCGGCTAGACTGTCCACATGCTACGCGTACATCGGTATAGCGCTGAGAGCTGCCCTGCGAGAAGGCCTACATCGGAAACTGGACTATCCTTTCAATCCgatcgagctggaaatCAGGAAACGGCTTTTCTGGACCATCTACAAAATGGACATCTATGTGAACACGATGCTGGGATTGCCCCGGACAATCAGCGAGGACGATTTCGACCAGGACATGCCaatcgagctggacgacgaaaatATCACCGTTGATGGCTATCGGTTCGAGAAACAGGGCGACCGTCTTTCCAGTTCGGGAATAGCCAACGCGCACACTCAACTGATCTTCATCATGAAGAAGATAGTCACCAAATTGTACCCCATCAAGCCACGCAAGGTGGAAAACGGACGGCGGCCGGACCTCATGACACACGATATTGTCTACCAGCTGGAGATTGACCTGCAGGACTGGATGAATAGTCTTCCCTTGGAACTCAAGCCGGGAGTCGAGCCTTCCAGCCAGTACCTGAAGGCCAACCGATTGCTTCACATTTCATACTTGCACGTCAAAATCATTCTGTACAGGCCGTTCATCCACTACCTCTCGTCAGACCATGTGAACAGACCAACGTCCTCGAACGACCTCAGATGTATTGAAAAAGCAAAGAATTGCATCAATGTCGCCAGAATTGTCGTCAAGCTCGCCGAGGacatgatcaacaagaacatGCTAAGCGGATCGTACTGGTTTTCCATCTACacaatatttttctctgtcGCATGCCTGGTTTACTACGTCCACTTTGCGCCGCCAATCACTCCCAACGGAGACTTTGACCCAGAATACATCGCCATCAAGAGAGACGCAGAGAGCGGCAAACGCGTGCTGGATATTCTCAAGGACAGCAGCATGGCGGCCAGAAGAACCTACAACATCCTCAACGCGCTGTTCGAGGAACTCAACCGCAAGACGGCGAATGCCACCATCAACCATGAGCCGCCTAATTCGCAGTTCCTCACACCACAGGTCGGCAAGTCGCAGTTCGAGCGTGaccagaaaaaagaccCGATGTTTATTCCTCTGCCTCCGTCCAACGTGAGACCTGCAGAGCACGTGCAGCAGCCGTTCAATGGGTACTCCAAGATGGAAAATTCCGAGATCGACAACATCGTCAATGGGGTCAACTTCATCGACGGAGTGTCCACAGGCATCAACCTGAATATCTCATCAGACAACAGAAACTCCGACCTGGAAGTCGACCCTACACCGTCTTCCATGTCGCCTCCAGATCAGTCAAAGTACAAGTACGTGCCGGGACCGATGGACCAGCTCGACATGAAGATATTCGGCCGGTTCCTGCCTCCATACATGCTGAACTCGAACCAGCAGTCTGCAGACACCACGCCGGAGCCAGAGCCGTACCCAGACCAGTAccaggagccagagccagagcagccagGCAACGATCTTTTTGGATCCATTCCGTCTGGACTTTCCACAGTGTCTCAGTCCCAGCATTCTAATAAGGGCTTCAACGGCATGCCACCAAACTACCAAGGATATCCAAAACGTTACGACTTTGAGGACATCTTCTACAGCGACTGGTCTACTGCACCTCCCGGCGATTTCAACCGAAAATCCTAA
- a CDS encoding ATP-dependent RNA helicase DBP2, with product MSYTNNNRNSYRTYGGGDRSRFGRDDRNGNYGRRDDYELGANLTKPNFDLETLPKFEKNFYKEAEAVASRSEDEVAAFRKEHDMTVYGRDIPRPITSFDEAGFPDYVLKEVKAQGFPNPTAIQCQGWPMALSGRDMVGIASTGSGKTLSYCLPAIVHINAQPLLQPGDGPICLVLAPTRELAVQIQKECSKFGRSSRIRNTCVYGGVPKGQQIRDLARGAEICIATPGRLLDMLDSGRTNLKRVTYLVLDEADRMLDMGFEPQIRKIVDQIRPDRQTLMWSATWPKSVQTLARDYLNDYIQVNIGSLDLAASHNIKQIIDVCSEYEKRDKLAKHLETAMQDPQAKVIVFASTKRTCDEITAYMRSEGWPALAIHGDKEQRERDWVLSEFRSGRSPIMVATDVAARGIDVKGVTTVINHDMPGNVEDYVHRIGRTGRAGEKGTAITMFTDGNSGQAHDLITILREAKQEIPPQLQALDKKGNRGNGYGYGRGRGGYGRGRGGYGRGGRGGRGGSRGFSGSNSAPLGNRRF from the exons ATGTCGTATACTAACAACAATAGAAATAGCTACCGGACTTATGGCGGTGGAGATAGAAGTAGGTTTGGCAGAGACGATCGCAATGGCAACTATGGACGCAGAGACGATTACGAGCTTGGTGCAAATTTGACCAAGCCTAATTTCGATCTGGAAACTTTGCCCAAGTTCGAAAAGAATTTTTACAAAGAGGCAGAGGCGGTTGCTTCGCGGTCGGAAGATGAGGTGGCTGCGTTTAGAAAGGAGCACGATATGACGGTGTATGGAAGAGACATCCCTAGACCTATCACTTCGTTCGACGAGGCTGGGTTCCCAGACTACGTTTTGAAGGAGGTGAAGGCGCAGGGATTCCCTAATCCTACCGCCATCCAGTGTCAGGGATGGCCAATGGCCCTTTCCGGACGCGATATGGTGGGAATTGCTTCGACTGGTTCTGGAAAGACCCTGTCGTACTGTTTGCCGGCTATCGTGCATATCAATGCCCAGCCCCTTTTGCAACCTGGCGATGGTCCTATCTGTTTGGTTTTGGCCCCAACGAGAGagctggctgtgcagatTCAGAAGGAGTGCTCCAAGTTCGGACGCTCCTCCAGAATCAGAAACACCTGTGTCTACGGTGGAGTGCCGAAGGGCCAGCAGATCAGAGACCTTGccagaggagctgaaatCTGTATTGCCACTCCTGGTCGTCTTCTGGACATGCTGGACTCCGGCCGGACAAACCTCAAGCGTGTGACGTATTTggttctggacgaggccgacaGAATGCTGGACATGGGATTCGAGCCCCAGATCCGCAAGATTGTCGACCAGATCCGTCCCGATAGACAGACGCTGATGTGGTCTGCCACCTGGCCGAAGAGCGTCCAGACCCTGGCCAGAGACTACCTGAACGACTACATCCAGGTCAACATTGGGTCTTTGGACCTGGCCGCCTCGCACAACATCAAGCAGATCATCGACGTGTGTTCCGAGTACGAGAAGAGAGACAAGCTTGCCAAGCACCTGGAGACTGCCATGCAGGACCCACAGGCTAAGGTGATTGTCTTTGCCTCGACCAAGAGAACGTGCGACGAGATCACTGCGTACATGCGGAGCGAGGGCTGGCCAGCGTTGGCTATTCATGGCGACAAGGAGCAAAGGGAGAGAGATTGGGTTCTGAGCGAGTTCAGGTCCGGACGGTCACCTATTATGGTGGCCACGGACGTGGCTGCCAGAGGTATTG ACGTCAAGGGAGTCACCACGGTGATCAACCACGACATGCCGGGCAACGTCGAGGACTACGTCCACCGTATTGGAAGAACGGGACGTGCTGGCGAGAAAGGAACGGCCATCACGATGTTCACGGACGGCAACTCCGGCCAGGCCCACGACCTCATCACCATTTTGAGAGaggccaagcaggagaTTCCTCCGCAATTGCAAGCTTTGGACAAGAAGGGCAACAGAGGCAATGGATACGGCTATGGTAGAGGCCGCGGAGGATACGGTAGAGGCCGTGGTGGCTATGGCAGAGGTGGccgtggaggaagaggcgGCTCGAGAGGCTTTTCTGGTAGCAACTCTGCGCCATTGGGAAACAGAAGGTTCTAA
- a CDS encoding Carboxypeptidase Y inhibitor, function requires acetylation by the NatB N-terminal acetyltransferase, whose amino-acid sequence MRLVTISNSIKDALTKSEVVPTVIHSDSFTPKGFLIISYGQDKEVAMGNTLSVKDTQHRPDFAFTLNLSKDTDPDFSISSSDRFTLVLTDPDAPTKGDEKWSEFCHYVVKNIKLNDFDPNKSVDISQIEEQLTTSNLNGEDLVPYMGPGPPPKTGKHRYVFLLYKQKPGVEPEAPADRPCWGTGVPGWGAEEWSQKNELQLLAVNFFYAQNEEQ is encoded by the coding sequence ATGAGACTAGTCACTATCTCCAACTCCATCAAGGACGCCCTGACTAAGAGCGAGGTGGTCCCAACAGTGATCCACTCCGATTCCTTCACTCCTAAAGGCTTTCTGATCATCTCCTACGGCCAGGACAAGGAAGTCGCCATGGGAAACACTCTTTCGGTGAAGGACACTCAACACAGACCGGACTTCGCCTTTACACTCAACCTTTCAAAAGACACTGACCCGGACTTTTCGATTTCGAGCTCCGACAGATTTACTTTGGTGCTCACTGATCCAGACGCACCAACAAAGGGCGATGAAAAGTGGTCAGAGTTCTGCCACTACGTTGTGAAGAATATAAAGCTTAACGACTTCGACCCTAACAAATCGGTTGACATATCCCAAATAGAGGAGCAATTGACCACGTCGAACCTCAATGGCGAAGACCTCGTCCCCTACATGGGCCCTGgtcctccaccaaaaacaGGCAAGCACAGATACGTGTTTCTGCTGTACAAGCAGAAACCAGGGGTTGAGCCGGaagctccagcagatcgCCCTTGTTGGGGCACGGGTGTCCCCGGTTGGGGTGCCGAAGAATggagccagaaaaacgagcttCAATTGCTTGCTGTCAACTTCTTCTACGCACAGAACGAAGAGCAATGA
- a CDS encoding Asparagine-rich zinc finger protein AZF1: MPMIYSSQQPDPGHGTQTDSLNGKTGSKHNPAPDEASFNFANRRDSLLTGSSGVPNDYYQPTNPTVGAEQMHNNSISGLFPRQDSIFFPRFSFDSNAPPGSFSAASQQQPPEGFPYSDIQREYSFAYPPGSHNGSMQNFMQPYSSERAINPGSADNVYGRRPSEQLEPFMTPQQQQQQQQQAQLASHQAQYQLPQAGTASRSNSHFFRRFPSISQPNSDIPVGDVDSFLKRDSVNKIFDQNSDLLDSIPYQDQQQQQQPQGQQHYQPGHSRPGSMYSSAPVLPIPTRMVTDPTKGGAQGFQKSQHVGQSVPPEEVKKDGDDATARKRPDTYPTESPNTGVSMDSAMSPASKKAHIQPSANLVPVAPQMKPEYGSMGNLVPANQALHTEDGRPLIGATKVDQLMLVIQARKKGLTGDIRQAEDGTILEEVGPRATNNSVLPNPVELVGGVEKPNIRGHKQHQCQYCYKKFTQSTHLEVHIRSHIGLKPYECSFCHKRFTQGGNLRTHLRLHTGEKPFKCEVCDKSFSRKGNLQAHMLTHNNLRPFVCKFDNCNKSFTQLGNLKAHQNRFHMKTLNELTNKLAHISSSGNSIDALPPNERDLLLYFADLYKNLNRGIRGRGRGVKNSESLQGTQGI, encoded by the coding sequence ATGCCGATGATCTACTCATCCCAGCAACCTGACCCTGGACACGGCACCCAGACAGACTCTTTAAATGGCAAGACCGGCAGCAAGCACAACCCTGCGCCCGATGAGGCCTCCTTCAATTTTGCCAATAGACGGGACTCCCTGCTGACGGGCTCGTCTGGCGTGCCCAACGATTATTACCAACCCACTAATCCGACCGTTGGGGCTGAGCAAATGCACAACAACTCGATTTCAGGCTTGTTTCCCCGCCAGGACAGCATTTTCTTCCCCCGGTTCTCGTTCGACTCGAATGCCCCACCGGGCAGTTTCAGCGCGGCCTCCCAGCAACAGCCGCCGGAGGGCTTCCCGTACAGCGACATTCAGCGGGAATACTCGTTTGCGTATCCTCCGGGAAGTCACAACGGCTCGATGCAGAACTTCATGCAGCCCTATTCGTCCGAGCGGGCCATCAATCCTGGCTCCGCCGACAACGTCTACGGCAGACGGCCGagtgagcagctggagccgTTCATGActccacagcagcagcaacaacagcaacagcaggcACAGCTTGCGTCGCACCAGGCCCAGTACCAGCTTCCGCAAGCAGGCACGGCCTCCAGAAGCAACAGCCACTTTTTCAGGCGATTCCCGTCGATCAGCCAGCCCAACAGCGATATTCCTGTTGGGGACGTGGACAGCTTTCTCAAACGGGACAGTGTGAACAAGATATTCGACCAGAACAGCGATCTGTTGGATAGTATTCCTTATCAggaccagcagcagcagcagcagccacagGGCCAGCAACATTACCAGCCTGGACACTCAAGGCCTGGCAGCATGTACTCGAGCGCGCCGGTGCTTCCAATACCGACCCGCATGGTTACAGACCCTACAAAGGGCGGCGCGCAGGGTTTCCAGAAATCCCAGCACGTTGGCCAGTCTGTCCCGCCTGAGgaggtcaagaaagacggCGACGACGCCACGGCAAGAAAGCGGCCGGATACTTATCCTACAGAGTCACCAAATACGGGCGTGTCGATGGACAGCGCGATGTCGCCTGCTAGCAAGAAAGCACACATCCAGCCCTCGGCGAACCTGGTGCCGGTGGCTCCCCAGATGAAGCCAGAGTACGGCAGCATGGGCAATCTTGTTCCTGCAAACCAGGCCCTGCACACAGAAGACGGACGGCCGCTGATCGGGGCCACGAAGGTGGACCAATTGATGCTGGTTATCCAGGCGCGCAAGAAGGGATTAACCGGGGACATCAGACAGGCCGAGGACGGCACGATCTTGGAGGAGGTCGGGCCACGGGCCACAAACAACTCGGTGTTGCCGAACCCGGTGGAACTGGTGGGCGGAGTGGAAAAGCCTAACATAAGGGGCCACAAACAGCACCAGTGCCAGTACTGCTACAAGAAGTTCACGCAGTCGACTCATCTGGAGGTGCACATTCGGTCGCACATCGGACTGAAGCCATACGAGTGCTCTTTCTGCCACAAGCGGTTTACGCAGGGAGGAAATTTGAGGACGCATCTACGGCTGCACACGGGAGAAAAACCGTTCAAATGCGAGGTCTGCGACAAGTCGTTCTCGAGAAAGGGGAATCTACAGGCACACATGCTGACTCACAACAATCTGCGGCCTTTTGTGTGCAAGTTCGACAACTGCAACAAGAGTTTCACCCAGCTCGGTAACCTCAAGGCGCACCAGAACAGGTTCCACATGAAAACGCTGAATGAGCTGACTAACAAACTGGCGCacatctcgtcctcgggAAACTCGATCGATGCGCTTCCACCCAACGAAAGAGACCTGCTGTTGTATTTCGCAGATTTATACAAAAATCTCAACAGAGGCATCCGTGGCAGGGGCAGAGGCGTCAAGAACTCGGAGTCGCTGCAGGGAACACAAGGAATTTAG
- a CDS encoding Alcohol dehydrogenase 2 has product MMSISRVAALRNQFARLAKPAVVQQVFRHSTASAPTIPKTQMGCVFETNGGPIEYKEIPVPKPKPNEILVHVKYSGVCHTDLHAWKGDWPLPVKLPLVGGHEGAGVVVAKGENVKNFEIGDLAGIKWLNGSCMGCEFCQQGAEPNCPDADLSGYTHDGSFQQYATADAVQAAKLPPGTDLAAVAPILCAGVTVYKALKTAALRPGQIVAISGAAGGLGSLAVQYAVAMGLRVLGIDGGEQKGEFIKKLGAEFYVDFTKEKDIVSAIQKITNGGPHGVINVSVSPAAISQSCQYVRTLGKVVLVGLPAGAVCESPVFEHVVKSIQIKGSYVGNRQDTAEAVDFFTRGLVKSPFQIAGLSELPEVFKKMEEGKILGRYVLDTSK; this is encoded by the coding sequence ATGATGTCTATTTCGAGAGTTGCTGCTTTGAGAAACCAATTTGCTCGGCTAGCCAAGCCCGCtgttgtccagcaggtcTTCAGACACTCTACTGCCTCTGCTCCAACCATCCCAAAGACCCAGATGGGATGTGTTTTTGAAACCAACGGTGGTCCAATTGAGTACAAGGAGATCCCtgttccaaagccaaagcCTAACGAGATTTTGGTCCACGTCAAGTACTCTGGTGTGTGCCACACTGACTTGCACGCCTGGAAGGGTGACTGGCCACTGCCTGTCAAACTCCCACTTGTGGGTGGTCACGAGGGTGCCGGTGTTGTCGTTGCCAAGGGTGAGAACGTTAAAAACTTCGAGATCGGCGACTTGGCCGGTATCAAGTGGCTGAACGGCTCGTGTATGGGTTGTGAGTTCTGTCAACAGGGTGCCGAACCAAACTGTCCAGACGCTGACCTGTCCGGTTACACGCACGACGGTTCTTTCCAACAATACGCCACTGCTGACGCTGTCCAGGCCGCTAAGCTGCCTCCTGGAACTGACCTcgctgctgttgctcctATTTTGTGTGCTGGTGTCACTGTTTACAAGGCCTTGAAGACTGCTGCTCTGCGTCCAGGACAGATCGTTGCCATTTCCGGTGCCGCCGGTGGATTGGGTTCTCTTGCCGTTCAATACGCTGTCGCCATGGGCCTGAGAGTTCTGGGTATTGACGGTGGTGAGCAAAAGGGCGAgttcatcaagaagctcgGTGCCGAATTCTACGTCGACTTCACCAAGGAGAAGGACATTGTGTCTGCCATCCAGAAGATCACCAACGGCGGTCCACACGGTGTCATCAACGTTTCTGTCTCTCCAGCTGCTATCTCCCAGTCTTGTCAATACGTGAGAACCCTCGGTAAGGTTGTTCTGGTCGGTCTTCCAGCCGGCGCTGTTTGCGAGTCTCCTGTCTTTGAGCACGTCGTCAAGTCCATCCAGATCAAGGGATCTTACGTTGGTAACAGACAAGACACTGCCGAGGCCGTGGACTTCTTCACCAGAGGCCTTGTCAAGTCTCCATTCCAGATTGCTGGTCTTTCCGAGCTGCCAGAGGTCTTCAAGAAGATGGAGGAGGGCAAGATCTTGGGCAGATACGTCCTTGACACTTCTAAATAG
- a CDS encoding DNA-directed RNA polymerase III subunit C19 translates to MSDAPMEDVVDETMSQDEVDTEKIKLLPGSTPDGTAASFQISDEDHTLGNALRYMIMKNPEVEFCGYSIPHPAESKMNIRIQTYGGMSAVEALHKGLDDLVDLCTHVEDVFGEKISSRDYGTEEP, encoded by the coding sequence ATGTCAGACGCACCGATGGAGGACGTGGTAGACGAGACCATGAGCCAGGACGAGGTGGATACcgagaaaatcaagttGCTACCCGGCTCCACGCCCGACGGCACGGCGGCATCGTTTCAgatcagcgacgaggaccaTACTTTGGGGAATGCGCTGCGGTACATGATAATGAAGAATCCAGAGGTTGAATTCTGCGGATACTCGATTCCGCACCCGGCAGAGAGCAAGATGAATATTAGAATTCAGACGTACGGCGGCATGAGCGCTGTTGAGGCGCTGCACAAGGGGctggacgatctggtgGATCTTTGCACCCATGTGGAGGACGTTTTTGGGGAAAAAATCAGTTCCAGAGACTACGGCACCGAGGAGCCATGA